A window of Danio aesculapii chromosome 16, fDanAes4.1, whole genome shotgun sequence genomic DNA:
atattatattatgatcatgttccatgaagttCAACACTTtctactgtaaacatgtcagaACTCAAGTGTTGATTTGAACTTCATTTGGccactttaaaggtgattttctccaTCTTTATATTTTTGAATCTGGAATGAATTAATGACAATAAACAAACATGATGGATTAATTGAAGAGTTTATTGCTCATTGTGTTGTCATCCACATTAGGAGGAAGAGGAGAGAAGAGGAAAGCAGATGATGCTTTTCAGAGTGTTTCTGGTGGAGTTAAACCATATGCTCTGCGGAAACGCATCAGAGTTGCAGAGCTGGAGAACACTAGTGTAGACACCGACACAGAGACGTCCAGCTCAGGTCAGTCCACTCTTTATGACTGGAAAACTATTAGCACTGCTGCCATTTGTTAAATCCCagagtaaaataaatgacaattattgAAATAACCgtatattaataattcattattgaCTGTAATCCACATTAGGAGGAAGAGGAGTGAAGAGGAAAGCAGATGATGATTTGCAGAGTGTTTCTGGTGGAGTTAAACCATATGCTCTGCGGAAACGCATCAGAGTTGCAGAGACGTCCAGCGATGAGAACAGCAGCTCAGGTCAGTCTCCCGTCACACTCTTCTACAGTTGTATGAGCATAAATTTGGCAGCTTAAAGGCACAGTGCACACCGACacaaagcagcagagcttttattatgccacagtccaccgCGTCTGGTTCTTCAGCTTGTGATCATGTGTGCTGTTTTATCAGACTAAATACATGTTGGGCTTCTGTTATAATGCTACTCTAGCGACGTTttaatatgtttgtgttttaattGACTGCATAGACAAACAGAGCAGAAATAGAGGATGTGTGATGTCATTAGTTTGAACACACACACTGGCTGTGGTTAAAAGCACACACTTCAATACTAAGTAGTACATTAACACAGTATGTGAGCCGattagtatgtctgaattcacagtatttgaaaaacagcatgcgagaagtacccggatgacctactactactGGAGAGGTTCTGAAGTGTGCAACTAGTagatgctacgctatcccataatgcaccgcGAGATCATTCATTTTTGGGAGTGAATTCATGAATCACTCCTCTAGTGGTTTTTggagattttaataataaaagtctCACATAATGTGCCTTTAACTGTGAACGATGCAGTATTGTGCAAAGGATTTCTCAGTAGTGCTTCATGACAAAACATCTGGAAACTAGTAGCACTGCTGTCGTTTGAACAGATCCCCAAATACAATAAATACCAATTAATGAAAGAACTGatcattaataatgcattattgacTGTAATCCACAGAAGCTCCAAGAGGACAGAAGAGAAAGGCTGGATGTCTAGATCAGGACAGCAGAAATCAGGACACAGTGGCTGCAAAACGAGTGAAAACAGCTCAGATCCAACATGGCGGCAGCAGTGGTGGGAAAACTGCAGCAGAAGACAGCAGCTCAGGTCAGTGTGCATTATGAAGCTGTAGGGGCACCATATGGACATATATGATGACATCACAATATTTAAAGGAAAATCCTGATTCACGATTGGATCGAAACTCTTCTGTGATGTtgggtttattttcatttttcaagtGGTCATATTATCTGAACATTTGTTTTGAGTTATTTTAgtcacgtgactgaaaactatgaaTGTGCGCTCTAATCCGCTAATGCAGTGAAGTAATTCAGGTTATTTGATTGTGTCAGTGATCtgttaaatgtgattttctccatatttagatttttgaatcTTCAGATTGCAGATATTCAACAGAAATCTGACATGAAGTAATAAAACATGATTGATTAATTGAAGAGTTTATTGCTCATTGTGTTGTCATCCACATTAGGAGGAAGAGGAGAGAAGAGGAAAGCAGATGATGCTTTTCAGAGTGTTTCTGGTGGAGGAAAACCATCTGCCCACCGGAAACGCATCAGAGTTGCAGAGCTGGAGAACACAAGTGTAGACGCCGACACAGAGACGTCCAGCTCAGGTCAGTCCACTCTTTATGACTGCAAAACTATTAGCACTGCTGCCATTTGATAAATCCCagagtaaaataaatgacaattattgaaataactgattattattaattcattattgaCTGTAATCCACAGAAGCTGTATGTCTAGATCAGGACAGCAGAAATCAGGACACAGTGGCTGCAAAACGAATGAAAACAGCACAGATCCAACATGGCGGCAGCAGCGGCGGGAAAACTGCAGCTAAAGACAGTAGCCCAGCTAAAGACAGCAGCTCAGCTAAAGTCAGCAGCTCGGCTAAAGTCAGCAGCTCGGCTAAAGTCAGCAGCTCGGCTAAAGACAGCAGCTCAGCTAAAGTCAGCAGCTCGGCTAAAGTCAGCAGCTCGGCTAAAGTCAGCAGCTCATCTGAAGACAGCAGCTCAGCTAAAGTCAGCAGCTCAGGTTCGTCTTCTGTCTAATCTGCAGCAgggttttgtattatttttcagagTTTTACAGAATTATCTCACGATTAGATTAGAGCAGAAGAGTCACAGGAATGAGCAGTGtcataaatgtgatttatttttctcCAGGATCTTTACTTGACAGATATGTGCTTGGGAAGAAGCTGGGACAGGGATACCATGGCACTGTCTATGTGGCTACACGCAAATCTGACGGCCAGAAGGTAACGTTCACTTTTcctttgtgtctgtgtgtgtgtgtgtgtgtgtgtgtgtgtgtgtgtgcgtgtgtgtgtgtgtgtgtgtgtgtgtgtgtgtgtgtgtgcgtgtgtgtgtgtgtgtgtgtgtgtgtgtgtgtgtgatcagacaTCTCTCTGGTTAAATAAGTTTTGACTTTATGCTTTCTTTGCAGGTTGCCATAAAAGTTGTGAATAAAAAGCTTCGCGGAATGCGGTACATTGTGGTAAGTATGCAAACTCTACTGAAAATATAGGAACAGATGAACTCCATCTTTAGTCTCTGAACAGTACTGGATACAGACACACCCTCCCTCACCCCCCACCCCCCGTCCCACTTTTCGGTATTTCGGTATACACATccagacaaatgttggcaggtatgctaacagggttgtgcttattctcttaatgagttctggctgtgttttgagcataacgtgttTTAAACCAaccagagtctcgtctctcattccctttaagagtcatctGTGTCCATggtacatttgctatttaaatggtggacattgtaagtgtaaaaactgaacacttcactagcgagaaaacagttaaacagagcatctgcagcacgaggataaagaacgagcctcctccattcagcctctttactttctctttactttacttttactcattactttactcctttactttggtggagtgaggaaacggtgctgtactcactccactgaacacatccattagcctatatttaatttcctttgttaagctcaaagatttgtgtctaaactatttctaaattcagttctaatctccaacaaaggaataaatgaacaataataatgaagtgtggtcagaaacactgagttatatccaaacacacgtcctgttcttatgccacatatggtgatgcagacgtctccaaaaccccacagctggacaaatctacacttgttattatttaaacagatataaatctgcatataataaataaaactactaataataacattaaacaaaagcaagttgtcatgaataaactgaaaaagccctccgaggtgaagaaggcatggaggcagtggtgtttatattgatgtagaaaataataatgtttgtataaTTTTAATCTTTtgattgttttcatctgtaaagatatttgtgtgttgctgatcatcctgtgtgttttaagcaatgtgcaaGTTATTAAagtgcataactaacgtgctctgcactggactttagagcagctttcagttggtcaatgggacaatctatttcagtttctctaaatagcaacgctccaacaatgcgccttaacacacctccttttaaacaatttatttaaacaagctatttaaacaacgcggagcaaaacgtgaaaattaggcttgcgctggtctgaaaataacaacacatcgagccaaacacatcttgcgccttattgcgccgggtgtatgatgggCCCTTAATGTTTGGAAACTGAGATTTGTGTATCATCTGAAAAATGAACAAAGAAGCTTTTCAATAATGTTTGGTTAAACTAAGTCCCTGCACATTTCCATTTAATTAGCCTATttgaatggaaacacagctatagACACATTACAAGGTCATTTTTAATTATGAGACACTCACATCTAACCTTTTCCTGACTTTATTTCTCTCTAGGTTGGATTTTCTACGTATGTGATCCCAGAAGCACATAATATGATGATCCTCAAGAGACCTCCGCTCTGCCCACACATCATAGAGCTGTACGAGTACGCCATGGAGGGAAGGAATAACTACCTGGTCATGGAGTACGTACCCTCGTACATAACCTTGGGGAAGTTCATCAGGAAGAACAATGGCCGCCTGACTGAGAGTGTTGCACGGCAGCTGATCATGCAGATCATTATTGCTGCACAGCGCTGCATAGAGCATGGCATATACCATGAGGACATGCATAAAGAAAACATCCTGGTCAATCCAAAGACGCTGCAGCTCAAGCTGATTGATTTTGGCCGCAGTTCTTATGTTTCAAGTGACTACAGGAGAGACCCCACTCTGGGTGAGTTGCCTTGTTAGTGCtgcttattaaagggatagttcacactaaaatgaAGATAGTTTTAGTAATGAATAACTCTcatgttgtcctgagacccctgaacacaaatggagatattttagatcaggggtgtccaaactcggtcctggagggccggtgtcctgcagattttagctccaacttgcctcaacacacctgcaaggatgtttctagaaagcctggtaaaagcttgattagctagcccaggtgtgtctgattgcggttggaactaaactttgcaggacaccggccctacagGACTGAGTGAGGACACCCCTGAGTGTgctcaatatactgacactgaggacaAGAAACTGTTCAATAAAGTCATGATTtccagttgaaccactgaaggcatatatggTCAGAGGTCAGAGAGCTCTCGTGTTTCTtctaaaacatcttcatttgtgttcagaagcTGAATAAAGCTCTCAGGGGTTTAGGACGACATGAGGCTGAGGAATTAATAACAGaaggacatttttgggtgaactgacccttcaTCTGTAACCTCCTGTGTGTGTATGCTGATGTCAGGAGGGAGAAGATATTGTGAATTACTGACCTGAAAATCTCTCACTTGCAGGAGTAACGAGATACCGTAAAAAGGAGAGGGAACCCTACAGATTAATTCTTCATGCTGTTAGTGAGAATGTCGGCGATGTTAGACAACTGCTGTCATATATGGTCAATGGACATCTCTATTTCTCCAGATATAGACGTCCACGATTTCACCCCAGTTTGTCAGCAGGTGAGAAAACAACACTACACATGGTGCAGCTCATGGGCGCCGCTAGGCCACTTATTTTCACTCAGCCCCCCTAAAGGTTTTGAGATTAGCTCATGAATGGTCCACTACTATATTATCGCCTCGGTCACCTTTAAATTTGATCTGAAAATGGCGTCAGACTTCGGCTCCTCTGGTTTCAGCTAATTTGTCATGTAATCAGTAAAGCACAGCAGTGTGGAGTGAGAGCAGAAGCTGTGTGTTTATCCATAGATTGgtataatatctgcatatttaCAGCTCTTTGCTGTagaaacacttgtatcacttgtacccctaATGGGTCATGGAGGAGCAGTCAGGTTTCCCATCTATCTACAGTTTCCTCAGCGCTCTCCTCATCATCACATCTCTTTCCTCCAGTGAACATGTAACTCTTATTTCACAATGAACTCTGAATATAAATctcattacagtgcatgtggcattgaCTATAGCGTACCTTCATGCACAGAATTAAACAGTGACAGAAGCTCTCAGTGAATGCACTCACTGTAATATCCAGTGACGTCAGAGTAAACCATCATGTGTTGTGTCGTATTAAAAATGATTTCTTATTTCGACTTGTGATTATgattgtgaaatatgtaaattagcctgGACGGttttatatgttcatatttatgccattttaaatgtgaaaagtggcgttttatttattaatacatggaCAAATGTACTTGAGGATAGAAAGTGGTTTGTACCacagtaaacaggtgtgtttgagcCTATTTcactcattcagaactcaaatggctatgcctgtgtatgaaatacagtggaatactgctagtttaatGTACAACCCTGCCATATTAGTCAAACTTAAAATGTGTTATTAGGCCAATATGTATAACAGTTGGACAGGAAACAGCTGGACACTCCTGCCTCCATATGTCATCATGGCTGTAAATAAAAGCTGTCACATTAAATTTAAAAGCTATTTTCATACAAGTAATgtacagatatggctactgagaacgCGCGAGTGATTTAAAGAAAAATCGCACATTTCGGCAGTAAAGTGCGTGAGAACGCAACATGGTCTAAAACAAGAAATacatggccagcagggggcagttatgtaacatggTGAGCATACTGAACTGATACAGTATACTGAACACGTGAGCTACCTGTAAGCTACCTGTGTGTGTTATCTTATACTATATAGTTTAACTGTTTAAAATGCTGATCTTGGAGTGCAAACTGCGCACCTCGTTGGAATAAGCTAGTCGATTGCTTCTCGCCATCGCCGTTTGATCAACAGAGACAAGAAAAGCAAAGAGCGCTACTGACAGCAGTagtgagtggcgtagctcgtaaagcatATGACAACATGTTTTGAGGCTGTCGATCATAAACTCGGTTCGAATCCAACGTCTCATAAACATGTTTTTCCTtttccccactacatatcagattggaaatacatttatttttaatagaaaggaaatatttttttataaagtatataaaatgagatataaagtcacaaaTGACTCATGGGTATTTAATAaggataataagaataataaatattctaTAAATAGCTATTTTCTACCTGGTGTTAAATGTTAGCGACATCTTAATATATTTAATCTGTATGTACAATGTTAGTCGCCCTTCTTCACCCATATTCTCTGACCTCATGGCTCTGcttaaagaacatttaaaaaaactcgaACTCAAAGCGGTTTGGCAGGGAGCATTAGCATTCGAAAAGCGGAGTGGGGCTGGGGGAAGCTGCTGTCTGTAAAACCAAAGGCCTTCGAAAGTTTCGCTTTTGAAAAAAAGGACCAAGAATTCAAGAAAcgcacttaaaaaaatgaaagaaatggtGGCTAAGGATAAACTTCACTGTGGctgtacatttattttgatttttctACAAACTTTTTGGAACCTGATTAGTTAATATTATTTGTATAGCTGCATTTCAACaacatgtttgtattttttaaaaaaaagctcgATAGCAGGCAAATATTTCAGTTCAGAAGTAAAGTTGCTCCCTCTCTTATAACTTATAAATTTCTTATAACTGAAAACTGAGAGTGAAATTACAATGGGACTTTTGTAGATATTTGTGAAATGCTACAAAAAATTACAGCTATTACGCAACGATTAGCTactgttattttaatat
This region includes:
- the LOC130243027 gene encoding serine/threonine-protein kinase pim-2-like, yielding MLSLQVAIKVVNKKLRGMRYIVGFSTYVIPEAHNMMILKRPPLCPHIIELYEYAMEGRNNYLVMEYVPSYITLGKFIRKNNGRLTESVARQLIMQIIIAAQRCIEHGIYHEDMHKENILVNPKTLQLKLIDFGRSSYVSSDYRRDPTLGVTRYRKKEREPYRLILHAVSENVGDVRQLLSYMVNGHLYFSRYRRPRFHPSLSAECRDLFRWLYTYFPERGPVLEEILEHKWFSMK